ACGGCGTGCCCGTCACCTTCCAGAACACGCCGGGCACCGAGTCGCCAGCGGAAATGAACGTCTGGCTGCCGCAGCAGAAGGCGCTGCTGATGGCCGAGAACGTCACCGGTACGCTGCATAACCTCTATACCCTGCGCGGTGCCGAAACCCGCGACGCATTGGGCTGGAGCAAGTACATCAACGAGGCGCTGCACCGTTACGGCGACAAGGCCGAGGTGATGCTCGCCTCGCACAACTGGCCGCGCTGGGGGCACGACGACATCGTCCACACCCTGGAAAAACAGCGTGACATGTACGGTTACCTGAACGACCAGACCCTGTATCTGGCCAACCAGGGCGTGACCATCAACCAGATCCACGAGCGCTTCCAGGTGCCGCCGGAGCTGGCCAACGAGTGGTATAACCGGGGCTACCACGGCAGCGTCAGCCACAACGTGCGGGCGGTGGTGAACAAGTACCTGGGCTACTACGACGGCAACCCGGCGACCCTCGACCCGCTGGCGCCGGAAGATTCGGCGAAGAAGTACGTGGAGTTCATGGGCGGCGCCGACCACCTGCTGCAACTGGCGAAACAGTCCTACGACAAGGGCGAGTACCGCTGGGTGGTCGAGGTGGTCAACAAGCTGGTCTTCGCCGACCCGTCCAACCAGGCCGCCCGTGCCCTGCAGGCCGACGCCCTGGAGCAGCTCGGCTACCAGGCGGAGAATGCCGGCTGGCGCAACAGCTACCTGGTGGCCGCGCAGGAACTGCGCAACGGCGTGCCGCGTGACCAGCCGTCGCTGCGGGTCACCAGTTCCGACGCCCTGGCGGCGATGGATACCGGCCTGCTGTTCGACTACCTCGGCGTGCGCCTGAACGCACAGAAGGCCGAGGGCGAGGACCTGGGCATCAACCTGGTGCTGCCGGACGTGAAGGAGCAGTACCTGCTGGAGCTGAAGAACTCGCACCTGAACAATATCAAGGGCGTGCAGAGCGAGAACGCCGGGCAGACCGTAACCATCGACCGCGCCGACCTCAACCGCCTGCTGCTCAAGCAAGTCTCGCCGGTGAGTCTGGTGGCCGAGGGCAAGCTCAAGAGTTCCGGCAACCCGCTGCTGCTGGCGAAGCTGTTCGGCATGCTCGACGACTTCGAGTTCTGGTTCGACATCGTCACGCCGCCGCGGAAGAGCTGATCCCGCTCCATTCCCCGCCAACCGACAATGGCGCAATGCTTGATTGCATTGTGCCATTGTTTTTTTCGCGAACAGCTTGCACCATGCCGCTCCGGCGTGTGCCTAAGCGAGGCGGGCGCCTCGCAGTCGAGAAGTCGCGATCGTGTCCAGCCGTTCCACCCGTGCGTTGCGCCGTAGCCGTCCCGGAACCCTGCTCCTGGCGCTGGCGACGTCGCTCGCCGTGCTGGCCGGCGCGCAGCCGGGCGAGTGGGACTTCCGCCTGATCGGCCAGCGCGCTGAATCGCTCTACGGTCCGCTGGGCGAGCAGCATTCGCGCATCGATGCCTGGCAGGGCCTGCTCGAGGACGCCAGGGGCTTGCCCGAGCGCGAACAATTGCAGGCGGTCAACCGCTTCTTCAACGCGCAGTTGCGCTTCACCGATGACATCGGCCTGTGGCGCGAAGTGGATTACTGGGCGACGCCGGTTGAAGCGCTGCTCAAGGGCGCCGGCGATTGCGAGGACTTCGCCATCGCCAAGTACATCAGCCTGCGGCATCTCGGCGTGCCGGCACAGAAGCTGCGCATCACCTACGTCAAGGCGCTGCGCCTGAACCAGGCGCACATGGTGCTGACGTACTACCCCCGCCCCGATGCCGTGCCACTGGTGTTGGACAACCTGATCGGCAGCTTGCTGCCGGCCAGCCAGCGCACCGACCTGCAGCCGGTGTACGCCTTCAACGGCGAGGGCTTGTGGCTGGCCAACGCCAGCGGCGGCAAGCAGGTCGGCGATAGCAAGCGGTTGTCTCGCTGGCAGGACCTGCTGAAGAAAATGAAAGCCGAAGGCTTTCCCCTGAACGAATGAGAGCGTGGAGACACGATGTCCCTGTTCAAACAATTGCTCATCGCCATCTGCCTGTTCCTGGTGGTCGCCTTCAGCGGCAGCTTCATGGTCAGCCTGGAAAGCTCCCGTGGGCAGTACGTCAACCAACTGCGCTCCCATGCCCAGGATGCCGCCACGGCGCTGGGGTTGTCGCTGACGCCGAACATCGACGATCCGGCGATGGTCGAGCTGATGGTCAGCTCGATCTTCGACAGTGGCTATTTCGAGAGCATTCGGGTGGTCGACCTGGCCAGCGGCCAGGCGATCGTCGAGCGCACCGGCGTGCCGGATACGGTGGCGGCCAGGGTGCCGCAGTGGTTCGTTTCGCTGATCGACCTGCATTCGGCCGGCGGTGACGCCATCGTCAGTCGTGGCTGGACCCAGGCGGCGCGGGTCGAGGTCGTCAGCCACCCGATGTTCGCCATCGCCAAGCTCTGGCAGAGCGCGTTGGGCAGCCTGCTCTGGCTGGCCCTGTGCGGTGTGGCCAGCGCGGTGCTCGGCGCCGTCCTCCTGCGCCGCCAGCTCAAACCGCTGGACTACATGGTGGCGCAGTCCCATGCCATCGCCCGCCGCGAGTTCCTCAGCGTGCCGGAGTTGCCGCGTACGCCGGAACTGCGCCGTGTGGTGCAGGCGATGAACCAGATGGTGGAGAAGCTCAAGGCGCTGTTCCAGGAACAGGCCGAGCGCAGCGAACGGCTGCGCGACGAGGCTTACCAGGATAGCCTGACCGGCCTGGGCAACCGACGCTTCTTCGACCTGCAACTGCAGGCGCGGCTGAGCGCCGAGGACCAGGTCGGCAGCGGCCTGCTGCTGATCCTGCGGGTGCGCGACCTGGTCGGCCTGAACCAGCGCCTGGGTGGTCCGCGCGTCGACCAGTTGCTCAAGGCCGTGGCCGATCAACTGCGCCTGGCCGGACAGGGGCTGGGCGCCGGCCTGACCCTGGCGCGCAGCCGCGGCGGCGAGTTCGTGATGCTGGCGCCGGGGCTGATGCCCGAGGAGGCGCCGGACCTGGCGATGCGCCTGGAGTCCATGCTTGCGGCGTTGGCCAGCACCGGTGCCAGCGATGTCAGCCCGGTGGCGAGCCTGGGGCTGGTGCCCTTCGTGTCCGGCGAGTCGGCGCAGACGCTGCTGCTGCGCGCCGA
This Pseudomonas sp. ATCC 13867 DNA region includes the following protein-coding sequences:
- the lapG gene encoding cysteine protease LapG, with amino-acid sequence MLLALATSLAVLAGAQPGEWDFRLIGQRAESLYGPLGEQHSRIDAWQGLLEDARGLPEREQLQAVNRFFNAQLRFTDDIGLWREVDYWATPVEALLKGAGDCEDFAIAKYISLRHLGVPAQKLRITYVKALRLNQAHMVLTYYPRPDAVPLVLDNLIGSLLPASQRTDLQPVYAFNGEGLWLANASGGKQVGDSKRLSRWQDLLKKMKAEGFPLNE
- a CDS encoding alkyl/aryl-sulfatase; this encodes MSRLSAAILLASLCPGLLAAAELPKPPTEFTLAAQQKVRETLPFSDRADFDRVEKGLLKRPDNLVIKNEDGSVAWQLGSYDFLNSGKDIGSVNPSLQRQAVLNLKYGLYKVTDGIYQVRGFDLANITFVEGKSGWIVIDTLTTPATAKAAYALVSQELGQKPIRAVIYTHAHVDHFGGVKGLVTPEQVDKGEVQIIAPKGFMEAAIKENVLAGNAMIRRATYQYGTLLPKGEQGQVDMAIGKGVARGPLSILAPTKVIEGDLQELEIDGVPVTFQNTPGTESPAEMNVWLPQQKALLMAENVTGTLHNLYTLRGAETRDALGWSKYINEALHRYGDKAEVMLASHNWPRWGHDDIVHTLEKQRDMYGYLNDQTLYLANQGVTINQIHERFQVPPELANEWYNRGYHGSVSHNVRAVVNKYLGYYDGNPATLDPLAPEDSAKKYVEFMGGADHLLQLAKQSYDKGEYRWVVEVVNKLVFADPSNQAARALQADALEQLGYQAENAGWRNSYLVAAQELRNGVPRDQPSLRVTSSDALAAMDTGLLFDYLGVRLNAQKAEGEDLGINLVLPDVKEQYLLELKNSHLNNIKGVQSENAGQTVTIDRADLNRLLLKQVSPVSLVAEGKLKSSGNPLLLAKLFGMLDDFEFWFDIVTPPRKS
- the lapD gene encoding cyclic di-GMP receptor LapD; this encodes MSLFKQLLIAICLFLVVAFSGSFMVSLESSRGQYVNQLRSHAQDAATALGLSLTPNIDDPAMVELMVSSIFDSGYFESIRVVDLASGQAIVERTGVPDTVAARVPQWFVSLIDLHSAGGDAIVSRGWTQAARVEVVSHPMFAIAKLWQSALGSLLWLALCGVASAVLGAVLLRRQLKPLDYMVAQSHAIARREFLSVPELPRTPELRRVVQAMNQMVEKLKALFQEQAERSERLRDEAYQDSLTGLGNRRFFDLQLQARLSAEDQVGSGLLLILRVRDLVGLNQRLGGPRVDQLLKAVADQLRLAGQGLGAGLTLARSRGGEFVMLAPGLMPEEAPDLAMRLESMLAALASTGASDVSPVASLGLVPFVSGESAQTLLLRADEALALAEREGERCWAFLQDGASPVAEERHAWHRLLDEALAHKRFQLYFQPVVACADPQRVLHHKVLSRLPDGQGGHIAAGRFLPWLDRFGWTARLDLLMLESVLADLARHDRSLALNLSAALLRDERASARVFDLLRQHPQFAGRLTLELEEDQLPAQAVLEALAHRLHGLGYSLSLQHFGGRFSMIGNLSRLGLAYLKVDGSHIRAIDQENDKRLFIEAMQRAAHSIDLPLIAERVETDGEFRVLREMGIQGAQGQLFGGPAPW